From the genome of Streptacidiphilus sp. PB12-B1b:
CCCGCCCGAGCCTGCTGACGGGCTGCGGGTGCTGGTCGACCGGCTGTGGCCGCGCGGGCTGTCGAAGGAACGGGCGGCAGTGGACGAATGGCTCAAGGACGTCACGCCGTCGGGCGGGCTGCGTGCCGCCTACCACGCAGGCCAGGTGGACTTCGCCACCTTCCGGGTCCGCTACCGGGCGGAACTGGCCGACCCCGACCATGCGGCAGCGGTCAGCCACTTGCTCGACCTGGCCCGCACCCGCACGGTCACCCTGGTTACCGCTGTGAAGGACCCGGAGCGCAGCCATGTGTCTGTGCTCATCGACCACCTGAAGCGGCAGCAGCCTGTGTGAGCGCGGCGGCTGGTGTGCGGGGGTTCAGTGGGGGCGGGGTACGGGGCGGTCGGCGGCGGTCAGAGCGTGGGGGCGCTCGGTGAAGTCGCGGATGTGGGTGACATGGTCACCGGCAAGGCGGAAGAGGCGGTACACCAGGGTGGGCGCTGCAGCGGGATCGGTCGGGTCGGTGATCCGCAGGGCCAGGACGACGGCGTCGGGGTAGGTGAAGGTCTCCTCGACCTGGGTGCGGATGCCGCGAGCGCGGCGGTCGTCGTACCAGGACAGCGCCTGGTCGCGGCCCTGGGTCGCGGGCTCGGCTGGGCCGGCGGGGTGGAACCGGACGTCGGGATGGAACAGGGCAGCGAGTTGTCGAGTGTCGCCGCTGTTCAATGCGGTGCGCAGCAGTGCGGCGGCGGTCGGGCGGTCGGGCATTGGCCTTCTCCTTGGCGGGCAGGCGTGGGTGTGTGCTTGGGACGGCGCCCGGGCGCGTGGCGGCAGAGCGGTTGGCTATTCCGCGCTCGCTACTCCGGCGGCGACGGCTGTGACGGCGGGGCTGGGTGCCGGAGCCGGGGTGGGGGTCCGCTGGAACAGGATGCGTTGGCGGTGGTGCTCCTCGGTGAGGTCGTGCAGGCGGGCGTGCAGCAGGTCGGGCAGGGTGATCACACCGGCGAGCCGCTGGGTTCCGGGGTCGATGACCGGTGCGCTGGTCAGCGAGGTCTCGGCGAACAGGTAGGCGATCTGGCGCAGGGTGTGGTCGGTGTGCACGACCAGGCGGCAGGGCACGGCGGCGTCGGCCACGGTGCCGTTCGCAGTGGCTCGGGAGGTGTGGTCGCGCAGGCGGCGACGGGTGCTGATGCCGGACACGGTGCCGTCGGCGGCGGTCACCGGTATCAGACGGGGAATGTCCACCAGGTCGGCGAGGGTGTCGGTCAGCTGCTGGTCGAGCCGGGTGCGGCTGTCCAAAGCGTGCGGGCAGGGGTGC
Proteins encoded in this window:
- a CDS encoding DUF488 domain-containing protein, encoding MQSAPGFRVRRVYDPPEPADGLRVLVDRLWPRGLSKERAAVDEWLKDVTPSGGLRAAYHAGQVDFATFRVRYRAELADPDHAAAVSHLLDLARTRTVTLVTAVKDPERSHVSVLIDHLKRQQPV
- a CDS encoding nuclear transport factor 2 family protein; this translates as MPDRPTAAALLRTALNSGDTRQLAALFHPDVRFHPAGPAEPATQGRDQALSWYDDRRARGIRTQVEETFTYPDAVVLALRITDPTDPAAAPTLVYRLFRLAGDHVTHIRDFTERPHALTAADRPVPRPH